In a genomic window of Curtobacterium sp. MCBD17_035:
- a CDS encoding amidase domain-containing protein, which yields MTAPAALTRRSLFSLAGVAGVGLALAACTADDRSSGSATHGPTTGSASTGAVHPVARALSPAQVPLAGGVTVTVTGSGLARVAGVTVGGLAARDVHATDERVTFTAPHQASYAPGHAEVALFTRAVEPVPSANVTTSDGNGSTSNDGVSGDTATSGATSTPTPTAATAGTPVATTTLTYAALTAVDRQLQYAMAHWSNYNLAEYGNMNAIGGDCANFVSQTLVARGWQQRDDWYNHDAGAEHSATWTYCPSLDPWLQTNAAAFGLTRRTLDERAKVGVGDIVMWDWNGNGSPDHTTIVSEVFPQADGTVLIKSASHNEDGPYRDLDEMLTVQHPGGTAWFHTFDA from the coding sequence ATGACTGCTCCCGCCGCGCTCACCCGACGTTCCCTGTTCTCGCTGGCGGGTGTCGCCGGTGTCGGCCTGGCGCTCGCGGCGTGCACGGCGGACGACCGGTCCTCGGGGTCCGCGACGCACGGACCCACGACGGGCAGCGCGTCGACGGGCGCGGTGCACCCGGTCGCACGGGCGCTGTCGCCGGCGCAGGTGCCCTTGGCCGGCGGGGTGACCGTGACCGTCACGGGGTCCGGGCTGGCGCGGGTCGCGGGCGTGACGGTCGGGGGGCTCGCGGCACGGGACGTCCACGCGACGGACGAGCGGGTGACCTTCACGGCTCCGCACCAGGCCTCCTACGCCCCGGGACACGCGGAGGTGGCGCTGTTCACCCGTGCGGTGGAGCCGGTGCCGTCGGCGAACGTGACGACGTCGGACGGCAACGGCAGCACGAGCAACGACGGCGTGAGCGGGGACACCGCCACGAGCGGCGCGACCTCGACTCCGACGCCCACCGCAGCCACCGCGGGAACGCCCGTCGCCACGACGACGCTGACGTACGCCGCGCTGACCGCCGTCGACCGTCAGCTCCAGTACGCGATGGCGCACTGGTCGAACTACAACCTGGCGGAGTACGGCAACATGAACGCGATCGGCGGCGACTGCGCGAACTTCGTCAGCCAGACGCTCGTCGCCCGCGGGTGGCAGCAGCGCGACGACTGGTACAACCACGACGCCGGGGCCGAGCACTCCGCCACCTGGACCTACTGCCCGTCGCTCGACCCGTGGTTGCAGACGAACGCCGCCGCCTTCGGGCTCACCCGGCGCACGCTGGACGAGCGCGCGAAGGTCGGGGTCGGTGACATCGTCATGTGGGACTGGAACGGCAACGGGTCACCGGACCACACGACGATCGTGTCCGAGGTGTTCCCGCAGGCCGACGGCACGGTGCTCATCAAGTCGGCGAGCCACAACGAGGACGGCCCCTACCGCGACCTCGACGAGATGCTCACCGTGCAGCACCCCGGTGGCACGGCCTGGTTCCACACCTTCGACGCATAG
- a CDS encoding VOC family protein: MPTALNPYIGFRDEARQAMEFYRDVFGGDLTLSTFGEMHASEDPTEQDKVMHSVLVTPHGLLLMASDTPNGMEAPTGSRISISLSGDDGQEIHGYWDGLADGATIIAPLTAAPWGDEFGMLSDRFGVTWLVNVTGSRS; this comes from the coding sequence ATGCCCACCGCACTCAACCCCTACATCGGTTTCCGTGACGAGGCCCGCCAGGCGATGGAGTTCTACCGCGACGTCTTCGGCGGCGACCTGACGCTGTCGACGTTCGGCGAGATGCACGCGAGTGAGGACCCGACCGAGCAGGACAAGGTGATGCACAGCGTCCTGGTGACCCCGCACGGCCTCCTGCTCATGGCCTCGGACACGCCGAACGGCATGGAGGCCCCGACAGGGTCCCGCATCAGCATCTCGCTGAGCGGCGACGACGGGCAGGAGATCCACGGCTACTGGGACGGTCTGGCCGACGGGGCGACGATCATCGCGCCGTTGACCGCCGCCCCGTGGGGCGACGAGTTCGGGATGCTGAGCGACCGCTTCGGCGTCACCTGGCTGGTGAACGTCACCGGTTCGCGGTCCTGA
- a CDS encoding DUF3040 domain-containing protein, producing MSIGSWSGGIVLLIAAVLWLVYLMPSWHARRQYLATERNAVRLQQTLRILAQTAELPDEVRIEMNARSLAEAQRVAASEEARRRAIVRAHEAARQREITRRLAEQEPELERVAASPALTARRMRRSRLGATLIGFVGLVVTVVTLVAAPAMWLMALAAALVVVGAVAVLAQLAAVGRARMRRAAGVAAATRAPAPRARSARTRNAAPIDTAVGTAETAPAAEDRSWTPVEVPKPLYVSRPDVERARAEARQAAEESSAALAARLRERVAEAAAAADAEAARRRAEAAAVAAGATDPDLARVTPIRSDVEAAAAALAEHDQATPTTLAERMGLRAPAADGPAGGPQPGGPTAATRTADDRRPEPAAPSAPPSKYAGMGIIDEDSWERTDLDAVLRRRRAV from the coding sequence GTGAGCATCGGGTCCTGGAGCGGAGGCATCGTCCTCCTCATCGCGGCGGTGCTGTGGCTCGTCTACCTCATGCCCTCGTGGCACGCGCGTCGGCAGTACCTCGCCACGGAGCGCAACGCGGTGCGTCTGCAGCAGACGCTCCGGATCCTCGCACAGACCGCCGAACTCCCGGACGAGGTCCGCATCGAGATGAACGCCCGATCCCTGGCAGAGGCCCAGCGTGTGGCCGCGAGCGAAGAAGCCCGCCGCCGCGCCATCGTCCGAGCACACGAGGCCGCACGCCAGCGTGAGATCACGCGACGCCTGGCGGAGCAGGAGCCCGAGCTCGAGCGGGTCGCCGCGTCGCCGGCGCTGACTGCCCGCCGCATGCGTCGTTCTCGACTGGGGGCGACGCTCATCGGCTTCGTCGGGCTCGTGGTCACCGTGGTGACGCTCGTCGCCGCACCGGCGATGTGGCTCATGGCGCTCGCCGCCGCGCTCGTGGTCGTGGGGGCGGTGGCGGTCCTCGCGCAGCTCGCCGCCGTCGGCCGTGCCCGGATGCGCCGTGCCGCCGGGGTCGCCGCGGCGACCCGGGCACCCGCACCGCGCGCCCGGTCCGCACGGACACGGAACGCCGCTCCGATCGACACCGCCGTTGGCACAGCGGAGACCGCACCGGCCGCCGAGGACCGGAGCTGGACGCCCGTGGAGGTCCCCAAGCCGCTCTACGTGTCGCGACCCGACGTGGAGCGCGCCCGTGCGGAAGCCCGCCAGGCAGCCGAGGAGTCGTCGGCGGCGCTCGCCGCACGCCTCCGCGAGCGTGTCGCCGAGGCCGCTGCGGCCGCGGACGCGGAAGCAGCGCGACGCCGAGCAGAGGCAGCTGCCGTGGCCGCGGGCGCGACCGACCCCGACCTCGCTCGGGTCACGCCGATCCGATCCGATGTCGAGGCCGCTGCGGCCGCGCTCGCCGAGCACGACCAGGCGACGCCGACGACCCTGGCCGAGCGGATGGGGCTGCGCGCTCCCGCCGCGGACGGGCCCGCTGGTGGACCACAGCCGGGAGGCCCGACCGCCGCCACCCGGACCGCGGACGACCGTCGGCCGGAACCGGCTGCACCGTCGGCACCGCCGAGCAAGTACGCGGGTATGGGGATCATCGACGAGGACTCGTGGGAGCGCACGGACCTCGACGCGGTCCTCCGGCGCCGCCGCGCGGTCTGA
- a CDS encoding GNAT family protein: protein MTTIPTLTHGRITIRPLRLRDTRDLDMALSMNRSWLRTWEATNPSGLVSADVRGSIRALQANARAGLGLPFAMELDGRFVGQLNVSGISYGSLASASIGYWVVESAAGHNVTPTAVALATDHCFRSVGIHRVEICIRPENAPSLRVVEKLGFRYEGLRRRYIHINGDWRDHFCFALVAEEVREGVLDRWVRGAVPAGQGSVPDQAREEAAMPIATSRRG from the coding sequence ATGACGACCATCCCCACCCTGACGCACGGTCGGATCACCATCCGCCCGCTGCGCCTCCGTGACACCCGTGACCTCGACATGGCCCTGTCGATGAACCGGAGCTGGTTGCGGACCTGGGAGGCCACGAACCCGTCGGGACTCGTGTCGGCGGACGTCCGGGGGAGCATCCGGGCCCTGCAGGCGAACGCGCGTGCAGGGCTCGGCCTGCCCTTCGCCATGGAGCTCGACGGCCGGTTCGTCGGACAGCTCAACGTGTCGGGCATCAGCTACGGCTCGCTCGCCAGTGCGTCGATCGGTTACTGGGTGGTCGAGAGCGCCGCGGGGCACAACGTGACCCCGACCGCCGTCGCGCTCGCGACCGACCACTGCTTCCGTTCCGTCGGGATCCACCGGGTGGAGATCTGCATCCGTCCGGAGAACGCGCCCTCGCTCCGGGTCGTCGAGAAGCTCGGGTTCCGGTACGAGGGGCTGCGACGCCGGTACATCCACATCAACGGTGACTGGCGCGACCACTTCTGCTTCGCGCTCGTGGCCGAGGAGGTCCGCGAGGGCGTCCTCGACCGCTGGGTGCGCGGCGCCGTGCCCGCAGGTCAGGGCAGCGTGCCCGACCAGGCCCGCGAGGAGGCCGCGATGCCGATCGCGACCTCGCGCCGCGGCTGA
- the galU gene encoding UTP--glucose-1-phosphate uridylyltransferase GalU, whose translation MGFQISKAVIPAAGLGTRFLPATKAMPKEMLPVVDKPAIQYVVEEAVDAGLHDVLMITGRNKNALENHFDHVSELEETLRKKGDHDKLAKVNQSTDLADMHYVRQGDPLGLGHAVLRAKMHVGREPFAVLLGDDIIDARDPLLKRMIEVQDEKNATVVALLEVPASQTHMYGIATVEETDEDDVVKITGLVEKPAQGEAPSNLAIIGRYVIRPEVFDVLEKQEPGKGGEIQLTDALMKMAGAEEWTGGVYGVVFRGRRYDTGDKLDYIKAIVQLASDRDDLGPELKEWLKEFNAGE comes from the coding sequence ATGGGTTTCCAGATTTCCAAAGCAGTGATCCCGGCCGCAGGGCTGGGGACGCGGTTCCTCCCCGCGACCAAGGCGATGCCGAAGGAGATGCTCCCGGTCGTCGACAAGCCCGCGATCCAGTACGTGGTCGAGGAAGCCGTCGACGCGGGCCTCCATGACGTCCTCATGATCACCGGTCGCAACAAGAACGCGCTCGAGAACCACTTCGACCACGTGTCGGAGCTCGAGGAGACCCTCCGCAAGAAGGGCGACCACGACAAGCTCGCCAAGGTGAACCAGTCGACGGACCTCGCCGACATGCACTACGTGCGCCAGGGCGACCCGCTGGGCCTCGGCCACGCCGTGCTCCGCGCCAAGATGCACGTCGGCCGCGAGCCGTTCGCCGTGCTCCTCGGCGACGACATCATCGACGCTCGTGATCCGCTGCTCAAGCGCATGATCGAGGTGCAGGACGAGAAGAACGCGACCGTCGTCGCCCTGCTCGAGGTCCCGGCGTCCCAGACCCACATGTACGGCATCGCGACCGTCGAGGAGACCGACGAGGACGACGTCGTCAAGATCACCGGTCTCGTCGAGAAGCCCGCCCAGGGGGAGGCCCCCTCCAACCTCGCGATCATCGGTCGCTACGTGATCCGCCCCGAGGTGTTCGACGTCCTCGAGAAGCAGGAGCCGGGCAAGGGCGGCGAGATCCAGCTCACGGACGCGCTCATGAAGATGGCCGGCGCCGAGGAGTGGACGGGTGGCGTGTACGGCGTCGTGTTCCGTGGACGCCGGTACGACACGGGTGACAAACTCGACTACATCAAGGCGATCGTCCAGCTCGCCTCCGACCGCGACGACCTCGGCCCCGAGCTCAAGGAATGGCTCAAGGAGTTCAACGCGGGCGAGTAG
- a CDS encoding 5-formyltetrahydrofolate cyclo-ligase → MSAESDIGNAKRALRAELRQRRRMHTASERSAFTTDLTATLQRFVEERAISSLSAYLPSSDEPNVRPFLNWAFDAGIRTLFPIARDDGLLDWAVGDGETEHQGLAGVPEVVGEVLSPIAINDVDVILAPAAAVDRAGMRMGWGRGYYDKTLGSMAKRPPVYAVVFDAEYVDEVPRERHDQPVDGIITPSRILTFRS, encoded by the coding sequence ATGAGCGCCGAGAGCGACATCGGGAACGCCAAACGAGCCCTCCGTGCCGAGCTGCGGCAACGTCGCCGCATGCACACCGCGTCGGAGCGGAGCGCGTTCACCACGGACCTCACCGCCACGCTCCAGCGCTTCGTGGAGGAGCGGGCGATCTCCTCGCTGTCGGCCTACCTCCCGTCGTCCGACGAGCCCAACGTCCGCCCGTTCCTCAACTGGGCGTTCGACGCGGGCATCCGCACGCTGTTCCCGATCGCCCGGGACGACGGCCTGCTGGACTGGGCCGTGGGTGACGGCGAGACCGAGCACCAGGGTCTGGCGGGCGTCCCCGAGGTCGTCGGCGAGGTGCTCTCGCCGATCGCGATCAACGACGTCGACGTCATCCTCGCGCCCGCGGCCGCCGTGGACCGAGCCGGCATGCGGATGGGCTGGGGGCGCGGCTACTACGACAAGACCCTCGGATCCATGGCCAAGCGTCCGCCCGTCTATGCTGTGGTGTTCGACGCGGAGTACGTGGACGAGGTCCCTCGCGAGCGCCACGACCAGCCCGTCGACGGCATCATCACCCCATCGCGCATCCTCACCTTCCGGAGCTGA
- the mscL gene encoding large conductance mechanosensitive channel protein MscL, with protein sequence MKGFREFLLRGNVIDLAVAVVIGAAFTAIVNTIVTAVINPAVGALFNASSLEHTWVLTIPGVGGAHAELHFGSVLGAVIQFVIVAAVVYFALVLPVNRLRKLAFKRVENDVEQPPADVPPTDVEVLLEIRDLLRQQQGITGQAAGAHVAPTDAPTGPGISGTTKL encoded by the coding sequence GTGAAGGGCTTCAGGGAGTTCCTGCTCCGCGGCAACGTCATCGACCTCGCAGTCGCCGTCGTCATCGGCGCCGCGTTCACCGCGATCGTCAACACGATCGTCACGGCGGTGATCAACCCGGCGGTCGGGGCGCTGTTCAACGCGTCGAGCCTCGAGCACACCTGGGTCCTCACGATCCCCGGAGTCGGCGGGGCGCACGCCGAGCTCCACTTCGGTTCCGTGCTCGGTGCCGTGATCCAGTTCGTCATCGTGGCCGCGGTCGTCTACTTCGCGCTCGTGCTGCCGGTCAACCGCCTGAGGAAGCTCGCGTTCAAGCGCGTCGAGAACGACGTCGAGCAGCCGCCGGCGGACGTCCCGCCGACCGATGTCGAGGTCCTCCTCGAGATCCGCGACCTGCTCCGACAGCAGCAGGGGATCACCGGTCAGGCCGCGGGCGCGCACGTCGCCCCCACCGACGCGCCCACGGGACCGGGCATCAGCGGCACGACGAAGCTCTGA
- a CDS encoding CDP-alcohol phosphatidyltransferase family protein: MADTSGRRARPDWQTWPNLLTLVRFVLIPVYVGLVVAGHPGWGLVSLVGLGVTDWADGFIARRFHQESALGKALDPVADRLSIVAIVLSLVLVGLLPWVVVAVVVVVDLVLVAMSSALFRGSPDLDVTWTGKIRSALLFVGLPVLLFSSTSVAEHLTWVRVVALVCIVLGTVGHVLAGAQYAAAMVRKRRGDAVPAR; the protein is encoded by the coding sequence ATGGCGGACACCAGTGGGAGGCGAGCCCGTCCGGACTGGCAGACCTGGCCGAACCTGCTGACGCTCGTCCGGTTCGTCCTCATCCCCGTGTACGTCGGACTGGTCGTCGCGGGACACCCCGGGTGGGGCCTCGTGTCGCTGGTCGGACTCGGGGTCACCGACTGGGCGGACGGCTTCATCGCCCGCCGATTCCACCAGGAGTCCGCACTCGGCAAGGCGCTGGATCCCGTGGCGGACCGCTTGTCGATCGTCGCGATCGTGTTGTCGCTGGTCCTCGTCGGGCTCTTGCCGTGGGTCGTCGTCGCCGTGGTGGTGGTCGTGGACCTGGTGCTCGTCGCGATGTCGAGCGCGTTGTTCCGCGGGTCGCCAGACCTCGACGTGACCTGGACGGGCAAGATCCGCTCGGCGCTGCTGTTCGTCGGGCTGCCCGTGCTGCTGTTCTCGTCGACGTCGGTCGCCGAACACCTCACGTGGGTGCGCGTCGTCGCCCTCGTGTGCATCGTCCTCGGCACGGTCGGGCACGTGCTCGCCGGCGCACAGTACGCCGCTGCCATGGTGCGGAAGCGCCGCGGCGACGCCGTCCCCGCTCGCTGA